A window of Bacteroidales bacterium genomic DNA:
GGCTTCGGTTTATTTCTTTACTTTGCAGATAATTCCAAAAATTATACTTTCATTTGTCTGATGGAATTATTCAAAATTGAATCGGAGGATCATCTTCAAGTACAAGTTTATTCCTGGGTCCCTGAAAAACCTGTGGTTATCCTGCAAATCGCTCATGGCATGATGGAGCATGCCTTGCGCTATGATCATGTAGCCAGGTGGATGAACGAGCATCGGATTGCCGTTTATGCATCCGATCACATCGGGCATGGGCTCACCGCTAAAACTTCCTCAGACCTGGGGCATTTTCCCCGCGAGGACGATTGGCAGCGATCGGTTGAAATTCTTCATATTTTAACCCAAAAGATTCGTGCGGAACATCCCGGAATCCCGGTTTTTCTCCTTGGACACAGCATGGGTTCGGTATTGGCGCAGACTTATATGATGAAGCACGGACGGGAAGCCGATGGTTTTATCCTTTCCGGCGCTGTCCGGCAATCCACATTCATGGCCAACATTGGTCTTATTATCGCTGGCACGTTATCATTCTTTTTTGGACCGGCAGACTGCTCTAAATTATTGATCTTCCTGGGATACGGGCAATATAATAACAGGCTGAGGCCTAAACGGACAGCATTTGATTGGCTTTGCAGCGAGGAAAGTATAGTGGATGAATATATAAGCTCGCCCCTCTGCGGATTTCCCTGCTCTAACCGGTTTTATCAGAACTTTTTCTATGGCTTTAAATATATCTCCAAACTCGACAATCTGAAGCAGATTCCGGCCGGAACACCGGTGTACATCTTTGCAGGCAGGATGGACCCTGCGGGTAAATTCGGAAAAGATCCGCAGAAGATCAACTATTTGCTTTCAAAATTCTCCCGGGCACAGGTCCTGATGAAACTATACAGTAACGGCCGTCACGAAATGCTGAACGAAATGAACCGGGAGGAAGTTTATGGGGATTTGGTGGAATGGATCAAAGAGAGAATTAGTCTTCAGTCAGCAGTCAACAGTCAGCAATTGAAACTAGAAACTAGAAACTAGAAACTTGGAATTTGGAATGAATAGGCGAATTATTGATATCATCGAAAAGTACTATCCTCCAGGCTCAATCGGATACAACATCTATTTGCCGCATTCCCAGGCGGTGAAGGAACTTGCGCTAAAGATTGCCCGGTCGCATCCGCAGTTCCATGCTGATGAGGATGTTATTGAGTTTGGAGGGATGTTGCATGATATCGGGATTTTCTACACGGATGCCCCTGAAATCGGTTGTTTTGGTGATCTCCCTTATATTGCACATGGCTATAAAGGGCGGGAATTACTCGAAAAGGAAGGCCTTCCGTTGATTGCACCGATTTGCGAACGACATATCGGCGTGGGGATTTCACTTGAAGATATTGAAAAGCACCATCTCCCCCTTCCAAAAAGGGATATGACACCCCAGACCATCGAAGAAAAAATTATTTGTTACGCTGACAAATTCTTCTCAAAATCAGCAGATGATCTCCTTCTGCCTAAACCTTTGGAGAAGGTGAAAAAGAGCGTTAGTAAATACGGTGAGGATAAATGGAAAGTATTTGAGGAGATGATGGGGCTTTTTGGGACTGACATTATTTATTTGTGATTGAATATTCGCGAAAATTCGCGTCATTCGCGTTCTATTTACATTACTTAGCTTCGAAAACCAGTTCCCCGTTCAGGTAAGTCTTAAGCACTTTAATACCTGGAATTTCAGCCTGATTTATTGTCATGATATCCTTCTCAAGTATAACAAAGTCCGCGAATTTCCCCGCTTCAATGCTGCCTTTTATGTCTTCTTCGAAATTCCCTTTTGCTGCCCAGATGGTTATTGAGCGAAGGGCTTCTTCTCGGCTCAGGGCATTTTCTATCTGGTAACCACCCTCAGGGTATCCTGTTTCATCCATTCTGGCAACCGCAGCATAAAACGTCAGCAAAGGATTGATCTCCTCGATTGGAAAATCAGTACCGTTGACCAACCAACCGTTTTGCTGCAGCAACTTATTGTAAGCATAAGCTCCTTTAACCCGGTCTGTTCCTAATCTGGATTCAGCCCAGTACATATCTGAAGTGCAATAGGTGCTTTGGATAGAAGGAATTATATTGAATTTTGCAAAAAGCTGAAAATCATCGGGATGAACTACCTGAGCATGTTCAATGCGCCAACGCTTGTCATTATGCCCTTTCAGTACTTCACCATACAAATGAAGCATCATCCGGTTGGCCGAATCACCGATGCAGTGGGTATTGACCTGGAAATTTTTATCATAAGCTTTGATAAGGATATCCCGGAAATAATCGGGTTCAGACATCCGGATGCCATAATTTCCCGGGTCATCGCTATATGGCTCCAGCAATAAAGCGCCTCTTGAGCCTAACGCACCATCGGCATAAAGCTTGATTGAATTTACTGTCAGCCTTTCTTTCTGAAACGCCCCTTTTTCAACAAACTCCCTGATATTTTTATCGGTAGGGCTTAACATGGCATTGATCCGCATTTTTAATTTCCCGGATTGCTGCAAAGAATCGATCATCATGATGGTTTCGAAATCAAGTCCGGCATCCACTACAGACGTTAGTCCGACTTTAAAGCAATCGTCTTGGGCACTTATCAGGGCATTTTCTTTTTGAAGTTTATCATCTTCCGGAATAGCTCCCTTCATCAGGTCGGCTGCATTATCGAGCAGAATTCCTGTCGGTTTACCATCATGAAGGATTACATCTCCCCCTTCCATTTTGGTTTGGGCAGTAATGCCAGCCAAGCGGAGCGCTTCACTGTTAGCCAAAACTGCATGCCCATCCACCCGTGTCAATACAACCGGGTTCTCCGGGAAAAGCTGGTCAAGCATTGATTTGTCAGGAAACTCTTTCAGTTCCCAATCGTTCTGATCCCAACCCCTGCCTAAAATCCAGCCATTGGGATGATTTTCATGGTATTTCCGAAGCAATTGAAGGATTTCATCGAACGAACGGGTTCCTTTGAGATTAACCGACTGATGAAGCCCGAGTGCGTAGCCATAAAAGTGGCAATGGCCATCAATCAACCCCGGAAAAACCGGCTTTCCCCCGGCATCAATAACCAGTTCCGATTCGAATGATTTCAGTATTTCTTCATTGGTCCCTGTGGCTAAAAAAAGTCCTTTGCCAACCGCAAATGCTTGTTTCGTGGTGAAAGATGAATCAACGGTGTAGACCAGCCCATTGATAAGGATAAAGTCAGCTTTCTCACTCATATTACAGCCGGTAAAAATGATCAGCGATATTAAAAGGAACGTGTGTATTTTTCCCATCATTAAGATTCCACATTTAATTGTTTCGAACAAAATTAAAAAAAGCCTGTTAATTAAAATCTTTATCAAGGCGATCTAAAAGATAAAACCTTATTATATTTGTAACCATGAAATAAAAAGCAAGAACATGAATAAAAGAAAAATACAACCAAGCTTAATATTTATCGCCACTGTGATCATTGCCGGTGCCTTTTTCCGCTTTATCCCCCACTGGCCAAATTTCACACCTATTGCTGCGATGGCTTTATTTGGAGGGGCATACATCGGCAGGAAGCACCTTGCTTTTCTGATTCCCTTTGCAGCCATGTTCCTTAGTGACCTGGTACTTGGTTTACATAAAGATATGTGGGCGGTATACCTTGCATTTGGCCTGACCGTGTTGATTGGTACCTGGATCAGGAGCAATATACGATTTGCAACTGTAGTAGCGGCGTCCGTTGGATCTTCTGTCATATTTTTCCTGCTTACCAACTTTGCTTCCTGGCTCGCCAGCCCATTTTATCCTCAAACTTTTGGCGGGCTAATGCAATCTTATATCGCCGGCCTGGCATTCATTAATAATGGCTCGCTTGGGATTTCCTTCTTCCTCAATGAAATCGCGGGTGCACTGTTCTATAATGGAATATTTTTTGGGATTTATTCTTTTGCCAGGCATCGGCTCCCATCTCTTTCCAGGGCGTCATGAACATCTTTTTTTTCAGAAGGCCTAAGCCCAGGCCTTTCAATTACAAGCCGATTTATTACGATCCGGAAAAAGAGGAAGCTGAAGAGCGAAAAAAAACCCTGAATGCTTTACAGGATAAAGACCCCAGGGAGCACATGCGGGCAGAGATAAGAAGAAAATG
This region includes:
- a CDS encoding lysophospholipase yields the protein MELFKIESEDHLQVQVYSWVPEKPVVILQIAHGMMEHALRYDHVARWMNEHRIAVYASDHIGHGLTAKTSSDLGHFPREDDWQRSVEILHILTQKIRAEHPGIPVFLLGHSMGSVLAQTYMMKHGREADGFILSGAVRQSTFMANIGLIIAGTLSFFFGPADCSKLLIFLGYGQYNNRLRPKRTAFDWLCSEESIVDEYISSPLCGFPCSNRFYQNFFYGFKYISKLDNLKQIPAGTPVYIFAGRMDPAGKFGKDPQKINYLLSKFSRAQVLMKLYSNGRHEMLNEMNREEVYGDLVEWIKERISLQSAVNSQQLKLETRN
- a CDS encoding HD domain-containing protein; amino-acid sequence: MNRRIIDIIEKYYPPGSIGYNIYLPHSQAVKELALKIARSHPQFHADEDVIEFGGMLHDIGIFYTDAPEIGCFGDLPYIAHGYKGRELLEKEGLPLIAPICERHIGVGISLEDIEKHHLPLPKRDMTPQTIEEKIICYADKFFSKSADDLLLPKPLEKVKKSVSKYGEDKWKVFEEMMGLFGTDIIYL
- a CDS encoding amidohydrolase, with product MMGKIHTFLLISLIIFTGCNMSEKADFILINGLVYTVDSSFTTKQAFAVGKGLFLATGTNEEILKSFESELVIDAGGKPVFPGLIDGHCHFYGYALGLHQSVNLKGTRSFDEILQLLRKYHENHPNGWILGRGWDQNDWELKEFPDKSMLDQLFPENPVVLTRVDGHAVLANSEALRLAGITAQTKMEGGDVILHDGKPTGILLDNAADLMKGAIPEDDKLQKENALISAQDDCFKVGLTSVVDAGLDFETIMMIDSLQQSGKLKMRINAMLSPTDKNIREFVEKGAFQKERLTVNSIKLYADGALGSRGALLLEPYSDDPGNYGIRMSEPDYFRDILIKAYDKNFQVNTHCIGDSANRMMLHLYGEVLKGHNDKRWRIEHAQVVHPDDFQLFAKFNIIPSIQSTYCTSDMYWAESRLGTDRVKGAYAYNKLLQQNGWLVNGTDFPIEEINPLLTFYAAVARMDETGYPEGGYQIENALSREEALRSITIWAAKGNFEEDIKGSIEAGKFADFVILEKDIMTINQAEIPGIKVLKTYLNGELVFEAK